Proteins encoded together in one Chelonoidis abingdonii isolate Lonesome George chromosome 1, CheloAbing_2.0, whole genome shotgun sequence window:
- the LOC116820959 gene encoding histone H4-like — MSGRGKGGKGLGKGGAKHHRKVLWDNIQGITKPAIRRLARRGGVKRISGLIYEETRGVLKVFLENVIRDAVTYTEHVKRKTVTAMDVVYALKRQGRTLYGFGG, encoded by the coding sequence ATGTCTGGTCGCGGTAAGGGTGGTAaaggtttggggaaggggggtgctAAGCACCAtcgtaaagtgctttgggataaCATCCAAGGTATTACGAAGCCGGCGATTCGTCGCTTGGCTCGACGCGGGGGAGTAAAGCGTATTTCGGGTTTGATCTACGAAGAGACCCGGGGAGTGCTGAAGGTGTTCTTGGAGAACGTAATCCGCGATGCTGTCACTTACACGGAACACGTCAAGCGAAAGACTGTAACGGCTATGGAtgtggtttatgccctgaagcgcCAGGGTCGTACTCTCTATGGTTTTGGCGGCTAA